The following coding sequences are from one Mugil cephalus isolate CIBA_MC_2020 chromosome 9, CIBA_Mcephalus_1.1, whole genome shotgun sequence window:
- the LOC125013340 gene encoding cyclin N-terminal domain-containing protein 2, producing the protein MARTGFCDSKPLLDLHKKADERRAPLRPWANACGPIDRWQPADAEESRMAPVKMEPQRRWERRLSAQTSDGIIMGYHDSVGACSLDGCVDEPVLLYPPGLQGLHSLQALVPSLVRREVEMALEKLDLIWDRTYAWDMFSDMMRTQTRYSFPNTDLPRHFTDATRAILVDWIIQVHELLHFQEETLYLSIHLLNRSLRQIKVTTANLQLLGMVSLFLAAKKEECLLPEVSGLCNLMDHTYTRHQLLRMERKVLCGLKFDLSYCPPLHFLLLFASIARCSAMVVWMARYLLELSLMEGPCVVFPPVQLAGAALCLARQVLQEPLTTEGEAAWCLVSSIHVGGEATLRIMHILASAAAKAHTRETCATFIKFSSPETMHVSRHPGLKNASGLLGVCT; encoded by the exons ATGGCCAGGACTGGGTTCTGCGACTCCAAGCCTCTGCTGGACTTACACAAGAAG GCGGATGAGAGGCGAGCCCCGTTAAGACCTTGGGCTAATGCCTGCGGGCCAATAGATCGCTGGCAGCCTGCCGACGCGGAGGAGTCCAGGATGGCCCCGGTCAAAATGGAACCACAACGCAGATGG GAAAGAAGGCTATCGGCACAAACCAGTGATGGCATCATCATGGGATACCATGACAGCGTTGGGGCATGCTCACTCG ATGGGTGTGTGGACGAGCCTGTGCTTCTTTACCCTCCTGGGCTGCAGGGTCTTCACAGCCTGCAGGCGCTGGTTCCCAGCTTGGTGCGCCGTGAAGTAGAGATGGCGCTAGAGAAACTGGACCTCATCTGGGACCGCACATACGCCTGGGACATGTTCTCGGACATGATG AGAACTCAAACACGGTATTCCTTTCCCAACACTGACCTCCCCCGGCATTTCACTGATGCAACCCGAGCCATCCTGGTAGACTGGATCATTCAAGTTCAT GAGCTGCTGCATTTCCAAGAGGAGACCCTCTACCTGTCCATACACCTTCTCAACCGCTCCCTGCGGCAGATCAAGGTTACTACGGCCAACTTGCAACTCCTCGGCATGGTTTCTTTGTTCCTTGCAGCAAAGAAGGAAGAGTGTCTCCTCCCTGAG GTATCTGGCCTGTGCAACTTGATGGATCACACGTACACAAGGCATCAGCTGCTGCGAATGGAGCGCAAAGTCCTCTGTGGGCTCAAGTTCGATCTGTCCTACTGTCCCCCTCtgcatttcctcctcctgttcgcTTCTATTGCTCGTTGCAGTGCTATG GTGGTGTGGATGGCTCGTTATCTGCTGGAACTGTCTCTGATGGAAGGCCCGTGTGTGGTGTTTCCACCCGTACAGCTGGCTGGAGCGGCTCTCTGCTTGGCCCGCCAAGTCCTACAGGAGCCTCTGACGACAGAAGGGGAGGCTGCCTGGTGTCTGGTCTCCAGCATTCATGTCGGCGG TGAAGCCACTTTGAGGATCATGCATATTCTAGCCAGCGCTGCTGCCAAGGCCCACACTCGAGAGACCTGCGCTACTTTTATTAAATTCTCCTCCCCAGAGACCATGCATGTGAGCAGACACCCTGGTCTGAAGAACGCTTCTGGCCTGCTGGGTGTATGCACCTGA
- the akt2 gene encoding RAC-beta serine/threonine-protein kinase, with translation MDEVNVVREGWLYKRGEYIKTWRPRYFILKSDGSFIGYKEKPEVSSDHNLPPLNNFSVAECQLMKTERPKPNTFVIRCLQWTTVIERTFHVENNEEREEWMLSIQAVANSLKSQQQDEEPMEIKFGSPSDMSGTEEMEIAMSKSRTKVTMSDFDYLKLLGKGTFGKVILVKEKATGMYYAMKILRKEVIIAKDEVAHTVTESRVLQNTRHPFLTTLKYAFQTHDRLCFVMEYANGGELFFHLSRDRVFKEDRARFYSAEIVSALEYLHSRNVVYRDLKLENLMLDKDGHVKITDFGLCKEGITDGATMKTFCGTPEYLAPEVLEDNDYGRAVDWWGLGVVMYEMMCGRLPFYNQDHERLFELILLEEIRFPKNLAPEAKALLAGLLKKDPKQRLGGGPDDAKEVMAHKFFISINWQDVTDKKLIPPFKPQVTSETDTRYFDDEFTAQTITITPPDKYDSLDPEDSDQRTHFPQFSYSASIRE, from the exons ATGGATGAAGTCAACGTTGTGAGAGAGGGATGGCTCTACAAGAGAG GTGAATACATCAAAACGTGGCGTCCTCGTTACTTCATCTTAAAGAGCGATGGCTCCTTCATTGGCTACAAAGAGAAGCCTGAGGTGTCCAGTGACCACAACCTCCCACCTCTCAACAACTTCTCTGTCGCAG AGTGTCAGCTGATGAAGACGGAGCGCCCCAAGCCCAATACGTTTGTCATTCGGTGCCTGCAGTGGACCACTGTTATCGAGCGGACCTTCCATGTAGAAAACAACGAGGAGAG GGAGGAATGGATGCTATCGATCCAGGCTGTAGCAAATAGCCTGAAGAGTCAGCAGCAGGATGAGGAACCCATGGAGATCAAATTTGGCTCGCCAAGTGACATGAGCGGCACAGAGGAGATGGAAATCGCCATGTCCAAATCCCGCACAAAAGTG ACCATGAGTGATTTCGACTACCTGAAGCTGCTGGGCAAAGGCACATTTGGTAAAGTGATCCTGGTGAAGGAGAAGGCCACGGGGATGTACTACGCCATGAAGATCCTCCGCAAAGAAGTCATCATTGCTAAA GATGAGGTGGCACACACAGTTACAGAAAGCAGAGTACTCCAAAATACGCGGCATCCCTTTCTGACG acactaaaatatgcatttcaaACGCACGACCGACTATGCTTTGTGATGGAGTACGCAAATGGAGGAGAA CTCTTCTTTCACCTGTCCCGGGACAGAGTATTCAAAGAAGACAGAGCTCGATTCTACAGTGCAGAAATCGTGTCTGCACTGGAGTATCTGCACTCACGCAATGTAGTTTACAGGGACCTAAAG ctggagaacctcaTGTTAGACAAGGATGGCCACGTAAAGATAACAGACTTTGGGCTGTGTAAAGAAGGGATCACAGACGGTGCCACCATGAAAACCTTCTGTGGAACCCCGGAGTACCTAGCACCGGAG gtgTTGGAGGACAATGACTACGGACGAGCAGTGGACTGGTGGGGACTGGGCGTAGTGATGTATGAGATGATGTGCGGCCGGTTGCCGTTCTACAACCAGGACCACGAGCGTCTGTTTGAGCTCATCCTCCTGGAGGAGATCCGCTTCCCCAAGAACCTTGCTCCTGAGGCCAAGGCCCTGCTGGCAGGCCTGCTCAAAAAGGATCCCAAACAAAG GCTGGGAGGCGGACCAGACGATGCCAAAGAAGTGATGGCCCACAAGTTCTTCATCTCCATCAACTGGCAGGATGTCACTGACAAAAAG CTTATTCCACCCTTCAAGCCCCAAGTCACATCAGAGACGGACACGCGTTACTTCGATGACGAGTTCACAGCACAAACTATTACAATAACTCCTCCAGACAAGT ATGACAGTTTAGATCCAGAGGACTCAGATCAGCGTACGCACTTCCCTCAGTTCTCGTACTCTGCCAGCATACGGGAATGA